One genomic window of Myxococcus guangdongensis includes the following:
- a CDS encoding acetyl/propionyl/methylcrotonyl-CoA carboxylase subunit alpha, translated as MFESLLIANRGEIACRIIRTARRLGIRTVAVYSDADAGARHVRLADEAVRLGPPAARESYLVVEKLIDAAKKTGAQAIHPGYGFLSENAVLPEACAAAGIVFVGPSAESIRAMGSKSASKALMERAKVPTTPGYHGDEQGVDRLREEAKRIGFPVLIKASAGGGGKGMRRVDRVEDLEAQLASCRREALGAFGSDLVLIEKYVERPRHIEVQVFGDTHGNYVHLFERDCSVQRRHQKVLEEAPAPGMTEALRAKMGETAILAAKAVNYVGAGTVEFIADPSGTFYFMEMNTRLQVEHPVTEEITGLDLVEWQLRVASGERLPKTQAELSIRGHAMEARIYAENPDAGFIPSVGRLVHLVPPETSRHVRVDTGVEQGDEISTHYDPMIAKLIVWGEDRQAALRQLREALERYQVVGVANNVEFLGRLVRTASFSQANLDTSLIEREREALQPPKGEIPDDIWRLGAVAVLSRARDEAAKEEPGSPWAQLDGFRLGAVAPFLVTLRQGDVVREIRAEQTGPGAYVMRVSSPGGQDSAARVPVRFTVGERDAVTLASPDGTVHATVVPVGARWSVFALGRRWELESFDPLDVEASAPEAEGGLRAPMPGKVIAHLAEVGAKVSKGTPLLVMEAMKMEITISAPRDGVLASFRHHPGEQVSEGTELAVIEEKVA; from the coding sequence ATGTTCGAAAGTCTGCTCATCGCGAATCGCGGCGAGATTGCCTGCCGCATCATCCGCACGGCGCGTCGGCTCGGTATCCGCACGGTGGCCGTCTATTCGGACGCCGACGCGGGCGCCCGTCATGTCCGGCTGGCGGACGAGGCCGTCCGGCTGGGGCCTCCGGCCGCGCGCGAGTCGTATCTAGTGGTCGAGAAGCTCATCGACGCGGCGAAGAAGACGGGCGCCCAGGCCATCCACCCGGGCTACGGCTTCCTGTCGGAGAACGCTGTGCTCCCCGAGGCCTGCGCGGCGGCGGGAATCGTCTTCGTGGGGCCGAGCGCCGAGTCCATCCGGGCGATGGGCTCCAAGTCCGCGTCCAAGGCGCTGATGGAGCGGGCGAAAGTGCCGACGACGCCGGGCTATCACGGCGACGAGCAGGGCGTGGATCGGCTCCGGGAGGAGGCGAAGCGCATCGGCTTCCCGGTGCTCATCAAGGCGAGCGCGGGCGGCGGCGGCAAGGGCATGCGCCGCGTGGACCGGGTGGAGGACCTGGAGGCGCAGCTGGCGTCGTGCCGGCGCGAGGCGCTGGGCGCGTTCGGTTCGGACCTGGTGCTCATCGAGAAGTACGTCGAGCGGCCCCGGCACATCGAGGTGCAGGTGTTCGGTGACACGCACGGCAACTACGTGCACCTGTTCGAGCGGGACTGCTCGGTGCAGCGGCGTCACCAGAAGGTGCTCGAGGAGGCGCCTGCGCCGGGGATGACGGAGGCCCTGCGCGCGAAGATGGGCGAGACGGCCATCCTCGCCGCCAAGGCGGTGAACTACGTGGGCGCCGGCACGGTGGAGTTCATCGCGGACCCCTCGGGGACCTTCTACTTCATGGAGATGAACACGCGTCTCCAGGTGGAGCACCCCGTCACGGAGGAGATCACCGGGCTGGATTTGGTGGAGTGGCAGCTGCGGGTGGCTTCGGGTGAGCGGCTGCCGAAGACGCAGGCAGAGCTGTCCATCCGGGGCCATGCGATGGAGGCGCGCATCTACGCGGAGAACCCGGACGCGGGCTTCATCCCGTCCGTGGGTCGGCTGGTGCACCTGGTGCCGCCGGAGACGTCGCGGCACGTGCGCGTGGACACGGGCGTGGAGCAGGGGGATGAGATCTCCACGCACTACGACCCGATGATCGCGAAGCTCATCGTCTGGGGCGAGGACCGGCAGGCGGCGCTGCGGCAGCTGCGCGAGGCGCTGGAGCGCTACCAGGTCGTCGGCGTGGCGAACAACGTGGAGTTCCTGGGGCGACTGGTGAGGACGGCGTCGTTCTCCCAGGCGAACCTGGACACGAGCCTCATCGAGCGTGAGCGCGAGGCGTTGCAGCCGCCCAAGGGGGAGATTCCCGACGACATCTGGCGGCTGGGCGCGGTGGCGGTGCTCTCGCGGGCGCGTGACGAGGCCGCGAAGGAGGAGCCGGGCTCGCCGTGGGCGCAGTTGGATGGCTTCCGCCTGGGCGCGGTGGCGCCGTTCCTGGTGACGCTGCGCCAGGGGGACGTGGTGCGGGAGATTCGAGCCGAGCAGACCGGGCCTGGGGCCTATGTGATGCGGGTGTCCTCGCCAGGGGGGCAGGACAGCGCGGCGCGGGTGCCGGTGCGGTTCACGGTGGGCGAGCGGGACGCGGTGACGCTGGCGTCGCCCGACGGGACGGTGCACGCGACGGTGGTCCCGGTGGGGGCTCGCTGGAGTGTGTTCGCGTTGGGGCGGCGGTGGGAGCTGGAGTCGTTCGATCCGCTCGACGTCGAGGCGTCGGCTCCGGAGGCGGAGGGTGGGCTGCGCGCGCCGATGCCCGGCAAGGTGATCGCGCACCTGGCCGAGGTGGGGGCAAAGGTCTCCAAGGGCACGCCGCTGCTGGTGATGGAGGCGATGAAGATGGAGATCACCATCTCCGCCCCGCGCGACGGCGTGCTCGCGAGCTTCCGTCATCACCCCGGTGAGCAGGTGAGCGAGGGGACGGAGCTGGCGGTCATCGAGGAGAAGGTGGCCTGA
- a CDS encoding type 2 periplasmic-binding domain-containing protein — protein sequence MPALCPICKVKDRPEEDDILFGLVERDTCGNDDCVRQFEAQQQLANEEGRRQRKLAARMRLLGRAAEESAHAIPWLDPDSHESTIEWTDKDRTAAKEIAKEIIGVCNECELDTLLFLGESLAPIKHFVAAQMRDGKGTTVIKKVSGSFSGVAIEAFSQDELAAWFAYLRGKIAQDGVPDARGLQVGFVDYSATGKTFMGLVDLLQLAPLGDIQFYLLPVVKPASTLPRDIRRHAAKRKAMNISVAEVTVWRLSEYACDELLASEKMKQILGRRSRRLPLQLWDEKLRKANMMVGVPEHWRKEVSLHLLDDSVALPLRFPLQPTFVDTLTAANRKRDLLDE from the coding sequence GTGCCCGCCCTATGCCCCATCTGCAAGGTCAAGGATCGCCCCGAGGAGGACGACATCCTCTTCGGCCTCGTCGAGCGCGATACCTGTGGTAACGATGACTGCGTTCGCCAGTTCGAGGCACAGCAACAGCTCGCCAACGAGGAGGGCAGACGCCAGAGGAAGCTGGCCGCACGAATGAGACTCCTGGGGAGAGCCGCAGAGGAATCGGCTCACGCCATCCCCTGGCTGGATCCCGACTCGCACGAGTCGACCATCGAATGGACGGACAAGGACCGGACGGCGGCCAAGGAGATCGCCAAGGAGATCATCGGTGTTTGCAACGAATGCGAGCTCGACACCCTCCTCTTCCTGGGAGAAAGCCTGGCGCCTATCAAGCACTTCGTGGCCGCGCAGATGAGGGATGGCAAAGGGACCACTGTCATCAAGAAAGTCTCCGGGAGCTTCAGTGGCGTCGCCATCGAAGCGTTCTCCCAGGATGAGCTGGCTGCGTGGTTCGCGTACCTCCGAGGCAAGATCGCGCAGGACGGCGTACCGGATGCAAGAGGGCTCCAGGTCGGCTTCGTGGATTACTCCGCCACCGGCAAGACTTTCATGGGCCTTGTCGACCTCCTCCAGCTCGCCCCCTTGGGAGACATCCAGTTCTACCTTCTTCCAGTCGTGAAGCCGGCATCGACGCTCCCTCGTGACATCAGGAGGCATGCTGCCAAGCGAAAGGCGATGAACATCAGCGTCGCCGAGGTGACCGTTTGGCGTTTGTCCGAGTACGCCTGCGACGAACTGCTCGCCAGTGAGAAGATGAAGCAAATCCTCGGGCGCCGCTCGCGGCGGCTCCCCTTGCAGCTCTGGGATGAGAAGCTGCGCAAGGCCAACATGATGGTGGGCGTACCAGAGCACTGGCGGAAAGAGGTCTCGCTGCACCTGCTCGACGACAGCGTGGCCCTGCCACTCAGGTTTCCCCTCCAGCCGACCTTCGTCGACACGCTGACTGCGGCGAACAGGAAAAGGGACCTCCTGGACGAGTGA
- a CDS encoding isopenicillin N synthase family dioxygenase, with protein MAETSSLNIPTVDLADLASGDASRIERAAAALREAFGVFGLVYIKNHGVDTQALHRYYDAFAAFIARSAEAKKPYGRAELWYQRGWTPPNTEVAVAGNGQPDFKECYFVAPYPNDEVAAMEFPELYPENVWPPDAPEYFQEGIVTLGRSLHEAGLKLLRGSAVALGLPEDTFTALCERAPHITRALQYLPLRPEQVNTDIVWGEEHTDFNLLTLLPGGRFLNPEGKAAPSPDDKSGLYLRTRATDEDPQGRKVRGTAPAGCIVAQVGQQLEILTGGTFLATPHVITAPGVAGWQRQSAAHFVHVHTSAVLFPLEKFRTPSAIRSYAPPVLAGTYDIKTLVDIGLAPPSALDKLGYRHYDRLNRQRAGE; from the coding sequence TCGAGCGCGCCGCGGCGGCGCTGCGTGAGGCGTTCGGCGTCTTCGGTCTGGTCTACATCAAGAACCACGGGGTCGACACGCAGGCGCTCCACCGCTACTACGACGCCTTCGCGGCCTTCATCGCGCGCTCGGCCGAGGCGAAGAAGCCCTACGGTCGCGCGGAGCTCTGGTACCAGCGCGGTTGGACGCCGCCGAACACCGAGGTGGCGGTGGCCGGCAATGGTCAGCCGGACTTCAAGGAGTGCTACTTCGTCGCGCCCTACCCCAACGACGAGGTGGCGGCGATGGAGTTCCCGGAGCTGTATCCGGAGAACGTCTGGCCCCCCGACGCGCCGGAGTACTTCCAGGAAGGCATCGTGACTTTGGGGCGCTCGCTCCACGAGGCGGGCCTCAAGCTGCTGCGAGGCTCGGCGGTGGCGCTGGGGCTGCCCGAGGACACCTTCACGGCGCTGTGCGAGCGGGCGCCGCACATCACCCGCGCGCTCCAGTACCTGCCGCTGCGGCCGGAGCAGGTGAACACGGACATCGTCTGGGGCGAGGAGCACACGGACTTCAACCTGCTCACGCTGCTGCCCGGTGGACGGTTCCTGAACCCCGAGGGCAAGGCGGCGCCGAGCCCGGATGACAAGAGTGGGCTGTATCTGCGCACGCGCGCGACGGATGAGGATCCGCAGGGTCGCAAGGTCCGTGGCACCGCGCCGGCGGGCTGCATCGTGGCGCAGGTGGGGCAGCAGCTGGAGATCCTCACGGGCGGCACGTTCCTGGCGACGCCCCACGTGATTACGGCGCCCGGAGTTGCTGGATGGCAGCGGCAGTCCGCCGCGCACTTCGTGCACGTGCACACCAGTGCGGTGCTGTTCCCGTTGGAGAAGTTCCGCACGCCCTCGGCGATTCGCAGCTACGCGCCGCCGGTGCTCGCGGGGACGTATGACATCAAGACGCTCGTGGACATCGGCCTGGCGCCGCCGAGCGCTCTCGACAAGCTGGGTTACCGCCACTACGACCGGCTCAACCGCCAGCGCGCGGGCGAGTAG